From a region of the Eretmochelys imbricata isolate rEreImb1 chromosome 6, rEreImb1.hap1, whole genome shotgun sequence genome:
- the C6H11orf24 gene encoding uncharacterized protein C11orf24 homolog, which yields MWTAVVFFLLISLGISENRISTLKERGTRVIRINRLSSEKHCRRACRGLSLSGNRYCNWSVFYQNRCVLLHCCHLYVCQNASTQDITDLLGELVLKKREAQPPGRTGRQVGSDTSQENQTESRATVPSSPSAQVRTVTTGPRTTPPAVITAAATAASKATTTQSTKGAPGGISTTTPSATGNETAEILGVLTGNSAILTSTMSPAASSLVSNNDASSSTPAATFEKTSIKVFTSGTTKAPAPLSQTTVATSESKVRTVVSQTEHSSVTVASRLPWDATRSTPTPSIVNSVGLGPLTTSLSIATTTDSLQELKTHSPDSAVTSPSSESASPIMPTIKATSSALEPLTTTVDRPQNITGKPSPTIPVRTKTSATNQRMTKATSGPGVITTYSTSLTKLTTMGPTNAPKTTALGIGRGQQNTDYDNLLIATGPLTQYLVDTSSLLAVLLFGIIFFITVLVLFAMQAYESYKKKDYTQVDYLINGMYADSEM from the exons ATGTGGActgctgttgtttttttcctgttgatTTCCCTGGGCAtatctgaaaacagaatttccacCTTAAAGGAGAGAGGCACTCGGGTGATACGAATAAACCGGCTGAGCAGTGAAAAGCATTGCAGACGTGCTTGTAGAGGCCTATCGCTTTCAG GTAATCGTTACTGCAACTGGTCAGTGTTCTATCAGAATCGCTGTGTCCTTTTACACTGTTGCCATCTGTACGTGTGTCAGAATGCCAGCACTCAGGACATTACAGATCTACTTGGAG aacttGTCCTTAAGAAAAGAGAAGCACAGCCACCTGGCCGAACCGGCAGGCAAGTGGGCTCCGACACAAGCcaagaaaaccagacagagagTCGAGCAACGGTGCCATCTTCACCATCAGCCCAAGTAAGGACCGTAACGACCGGTCCCAGAACGACCCCACCAGCAGTCATTACAGCTGCCGCCACCGCCGCCTCTAAAGCCACAACCACCCAATCCACCAAGGGAGCCCCAGGTGGGATAAGTACAACTACTCCATCAGCCACAGGTAATGAAACTGCAGAGATCCTTGGGGTTCTGACAGGTAATTCTGCTATCCTTACCAGCACCATGTCTCCAGCTGCCTCTTCTCTCGTTTCAAATAATGATGCTTCTAGCTCCACGCCCGCAGCCACCTTTGAAAAGACAAGTATTAAGGTGTTCACTTCAGGAACTACAAAGGCACCAGCACCCTTGTCTCAAACTACTGTTGCGACTTCTGAATCAAAAGTGAGGACTGTGGTGTCCCAGACAGAGCATTCCAGTGTAACCGTTGCCTCCCGGTTGCCTTGGGATGCCACACGCAGCACTCCCACGCCTAGCATAGTTAATAGTGTGGGGCTTGGCCCACTGACAACAAGCTTATCTATAGCGACAACCACCGACAGCCTACAGGAGTTGAAAACACATTCACCAGATTCTGCAGTCACCAGTCCATCTTCAGAGAGTGCCAGTCCCATAATGCCAACAATCAAAGCTACTTCATCAGCTCTTGAGCCCCTGACAACTACAGTGGACAGGCCCCAGAATATCACGGGTAAGCCATCTCCTACTATCCCAGTCCGAACAAAGACTTCAGCAACTAACCAGCGAATGACAAAGGCCACCAGTGGGCCTGGGGTGATAACAACATATAGTACTTCCTTGACTAAGCTTACCACCATGGGTCCAACAAATGCACCCAAAACAACAGCCTTGGGCATTGGCAGAGGTCAGCAAAACACAGACTATGACAATCTGCTGATTGCCACTGGGCCTCTGACTCAGTACTTGGTGGACACCAGTTCACTCCTGGCAGTACTTCTATTTGGTATCATTTTTTTCATAACCGTCTTAGTTCTATTTGCCATGCAGGCCTATGAAAGCTATAAGAAAAAGGACTATACGCAAGTGGACTACTTAATCAATGGAATGTATGCGGACTCAGAAATGTGA